The following coding sequences lie in one Brevibacterium marinum genomic window:
- a CDS encoding HNH endonuclease signature motif containing protein → MFAASDRAQLSALDVSAELFFNEVVENLNLFNPTPGRPYAHVGIADTVRRYQQSACTSGAKTTETTPEKAAERAPEEPKDERNRLSNFPRFRLDQTFYGWVHDLSQAEDIAEFTTILGTTTARAYTQITSAMTLIHGLPKFHARCLAGEFTIEHVNAAAHACRDVKFKNLPSVDDYLADRRADITLETFKKSLGMKIAVLEPLEERVEEASKRRRVDITTGDDGTACLTLTGPAPELQACYIRIAAFARAIRSGNVAPFSDQVKPGISIDDNRGIDALMFDILTRTCPQLNIRVTSNNTTTGETETREIPLDVPTDASLAPADVVNAVKEGIANASADAEEDDDGLEAEVVLRMPTHGQWLESQAKMITTVPFLTLAGESDLPGVFSDGSPIPADTARRIAGHSKSWSRILTDPATGTPVDAKATTYQIPISVRQTLIAKWQTCTIPGCTRRSENTEIDHLIPFDHDRPGSGGLTQFNNLHCLCKLHHQAKTDRKYSVRMSHTGVLEYVFRHGITTESAPGDHPINAAHAKLFDAMRQREAEPSDPPESDDRFRGDPSRNARSPNTSTQGTRSPNAPRLDSPPQDGASHGDIRISEERPGPEAAAGRPGWVKNDPMISAFASKNEWIWDSGGPPPF, encoded by the coding sequence GTGTTCGCAGCCAGCGATCGCGCGCAGCTGTCGGCCTTGGATGTGTCTGCTGAGCTGTTCTTCAATGAGGTTGTTGAGAATCTCAATCTCTTCAATCCCACCCCCGGCCGTCCCTACGCCCACGTCGGCATCGCGGACACAGTCCGCAGATACCAGCAGTCCGCATGTACATCCGGTGCGAAGACAACAGAGACGACACCGGAGAAGGCAGCTGAAAGGGCACCGGAAGAACCGAAGGACGAGCGGAACCGTCTGTCGAACTTCCCACGATTCAGGCTGGACCAGACCTTCTACGGCTGGGTGCATGACCTTTCGCAAGCCGAAGACATCGCCGAGTTCACCACGATCCTCGGCACGACCACTGCGCGAGCGTATACCCAGATCACATCCGCGATGACGCTCATACACGGGCTCCCCAAATTCCACGCACGGTGTCTCGCGGGAGAATTCACAATCGAGCACGTCAACGCCGCCGCGCATGCCTGCCGCGACGTGAAATTCAAGAACCTACCCTCTGTCGACGACTATCTCGCGGATCGTCGCGCGGACATCACTCTCGAGACATTCAAGAAGTCTTTGGGAATGAAGATCGCTGTGCTCGAGCCGCTCGAGGAGCGCGTCGAAGAGGCGAGCAAGCGTCGTCGCGTCGACATCACCACCGGTGACGACGGAACTGCTTGCCTCACGCTGACGGGGCCGGCGCCCGAGCTGCAGGCCTGCTACATTCGGATCGCCGCATTCGCACGAGCGATTCGTTCGGGCAACGTCGCACCGTTCAGCGATCAGGTGAAGCCTGGAATCTCGATCGACGACAATCGAGGCATCGATGCGCTGATGTTCGACATCCTCACACGGACATGCCCCCAGCTCAACATCCGGGTCACCTCCAACAACACGACGACCGGAGAGACCGAGACACGGGAAATTCCCCTCGACGTGCCCACTGATGCGTCTTTGGCTCCCGCCGATGTCGTCAACGCAGTGAAAGAGGGAATCGCGAACGCCTCAGCGGATGCGGAAGAGGACGACGATGGGCTGGAGGCAGAAGTCGTTCTGCGGATGCCGACCCACGGACAATGGCTCGAATCTCAGGCGAAGATGATCACGACGGTCCCCTTTCTCACTCTGGCCGGCGAGTCGGATCTGCCAGGTGTGTTCTCCGACGGCTCCCCGATCCCAGCCGACACGGCGCGACGGATCGCTGGCCATTCGAAATCATGGTCCCGGATCCTCACCGATCCGGCCACCGGAACACCGGTCGATGCAAAGGCCACCACCTATCAGATACCGATAAGTGTCCGGCAGACTCTTATCGCGAAATGGCAGACATGCACGATTCCGGGTTGCACACGGCGGTCAGAGAACACGGAGATCGACCACCTCATCCCCTTTGACCATGATCGCCCCGGGAGCGGCGGACTCACTCAATTCAACAACCTGCATTGCTTATGCAAACTGCATCACCAAGCAAAAACCGATCGCAAGTACTCGGTCCGCATGTCCCACACTGGAGTGTTGGAATACGTGTTCCGACACGGAATCACCACCGAATCAGCTCCCGGCGACCATCCGATCAACGCAGCTCATGCGAAATTGTTCGACGCGATGAGACAGCGAGAAGCCGAGCCTTCCGATCCACCCGAATCGGATGACCGGTTCCGAGGCGACCCATCCCGAAACGCCCGATCACCGAACACATCAACACAGGGCACCCGATCACCTAACGCACCAAGACTGGATTCACCGCCACAGGACGGAGCATCGCACGGCGATATCCGAATTTCTGAGGAGCGCCCAGGTCCCGAGGCGGCCGCCGGTCGGCCAGGATGGGTGAAGAACGATCCGATGATCAGCGCCTTCGCGAGCAAGAACGAATGGATCTGGGACTCCGGCGGGCCGCCGCCATTCTGA
- a CDS encoding HAD family hydrolase, whose translation MDLKPKYAAVLFDCDGVLVDSERLTNTVLWEMLNEMGWQISREECVARFVGKMLRDEADVIEEHSGVRIDAEWLSRFRSRRNDALEASLEAIPGVAEAVRALAAAYPGRLACASSADRPKINLQLHKIGLFDVFDGRIFSGMEVPRSKPAPDVYLAAADALGVDPAATAVIEDSPTGVAAGVAADAHVLGFCPDSPVHQRPEALQNVGAHEIFTSMDQLPGLLLQASSEPSRALG comes from the coding sequence ATGGATCTGAAACCGAAATATGCTGCTGTGCTGTTCGACTGCGACGGGGTACTCGTCGATTCGGAGCGTCTGACGAACACGGTTCTGTGGGAGATGCTCAATGAGATGGGATGGCAGATCTCGCGGGAGGAATGCGTTGCCCGGTTCGTCGGGAAGATGCTCCGCGACGAGGCGGACGTCATCGAGGAGCATTCAGGTGTCCGCATCGACGCCGAGTGGCTGAGCCGGTTCCGCAGCCGACGCAACGACGCCCTCGAGGCTTCGCTGGAAGCGATCCCAGGAGTCGCCGAGGCGGTGCGTGCCCTTGCCGCCGCCTACCCCGGTCGGCTCGCGTGCGCATCGAGCGCCGACCGACCCAAGATCAACCTGCAGCTGCATAAGATCGGGCTCTTCGACGTCTTCGACGGCCGGATCTTCTCCGGGATGGAGGTGCCGCGGTCCAAGCCGGCCCCGGATGTGTATTTGGCGGCGGCTGACGCTCTGGGCGTCGACCCCGCTGCGACCGCGGTTATCGAGGACTCACCGACAGGTGTCGCCGCGGGGGTCGCGGCCGACGCGCACGTGCTCGGATTCTGTCCCGATTCGCCGGTTCACCAGCGTCCCGAGGCGCTGCAGAACGTCGGCGCCCACGAGATCTTCACCTCGATGGATCAGCTGCCGGGACTGCTCCTGCAGGCTTCCAGCGAACCTTCGCGGGCACTCGGCTGA
- a CDS encoding M50 family metallopeptidase, with the protein MDLKQGIATWWDAITSGFGRQDGLEPDAVQLLLVIGIPLVVTLAPGIWRFFGMFVTFVHELGHAFAALMTGRVVKGISLNFDHSGQMNSFGKVGFSATWAGFWGYPAPGVLGLVLITSATQGWAPLALSLGALILLVALIFIRNLAGAAIAVVTAVAAQLVVVFLPVEWISVFVAGLGTALAIGSLKDLVKVIRVHTRRRRIQQSDAYILAQGSSLPAGAWLSLFALVIIVCALASASILYSASTFSFG; encoded by the coding sequence GTGGATCTGAAACAGGGCATAGCGACCTGGTGGGATGCGATCACGTCGGGCTTCGGACGCCAGGACGGACTGGAACCCGATGCCGTGCAGCTGCTGCTTGTCATCGGGATCCCCCTGGTGGTGACTCTGGCACCCGGGATCTGGCGCTTCTTCGGCATGTTCGTCACCTTCGTGCACGAACTCGGCCACGCCTTCGCCGCGCTGATGACCGGCCGCGTCGTCAAGGGGATCTCGCTGAATTTCGACCACTCCGGGCAGATGAACTCCTTCGGCAAGGTCGGTTTCTCCGCGACGTGGGCGGGTTTCTGGGGCTATCCGGCACCCGGCGTCCTCGGATTGGTCCTCATCACCTCTGCGACTCAAGGTTGGGCACCGTTGGCTCTGTCGCTCGGTGCGCTCATCCTGTTGGTCGCTCTCATCTTCATTCGCAACCTCGCAGGTGCCGCGATCGCCGTAGTCACGGCCGTCGCCGCGCAACTCGTCGTCGTGTTCCTGCCGGTCGAATGGATCTCCGTCTTCGTGGCCGGTCTGGGAACGGCGCTGGCCATCGGCTCACTCAAGGACCTCGTCAAGGTCATCCGCGTGCACACCCGCAGGCGTCGGATCCAGCAGTCCGACGCCTATATCCTCGCCCAGGGGTCGAGCCTGCCCGCGGGTGCCTGGCTGAGCCTGTTCGCGCTTGTCATCATCGTCTGCGCGCTCGCCTCGGCATCCATCCTGTACTCCGCATCGACGTTCTCGTTCGGGTGA
- a CDS encoding LysE family transporter, with translation MPTTDALLSFLAAALVIIVIPGPTVLFVIGQSLSHGRRSGLTSVLGGSVGIIPIIVAVAFGVGTVVAQSVVIFTVVKILGAAYLVYLGVQGIRHRKVGNDVPVDPSTAPADDGSTPLAPGVAADPETAADPGAAAASFVPAGHEITYRSMFMQGFIVGISNPKTIIFFVAALPQFVSLEAGHVPLQMICLGLLFQALALFSDGSWAFIAGTARSWFARSPRRMSRIRGIGGGMLVGLGGTLAFASQ, from the coding sequence GTGCCGACCACTGACGCCCTCCTCTCATTCCTCGCCGCCGCGCTCGTCATCATCGTGATCCCCGGGCCCACGGTGCTCTTCGTCATCGGTCAATCGCTGTCGCACGGCAGACGCTCAGGCCTGACGAGCGTGCTCGGCGGCAGCGTCGGAATCATCCCGATCATCGTGGCCGTGGCGTTCGGCGTGGGCACCGTCGTCGCCCAATCGGTCGTCATCTTCACCGTCGTCAAAATTCTCGGCGCCGCCTATCTCGTCTACCTGGGCGTTCAGGGCATCCGACACCGCAAGGTCGGCAACGACGTTCCCGTGGACCCATCGACCGCGCCCGCCGACGACGGGTCGACGCCACTTGCACCCGGAGTCGCCGCTGATCCCGAGACCGCGGCGGATCCCGGGGCCGCCGCAGCCTCGTTCGTCCCCGCTGGTCACGAGATCACCTATCGATCGATGTTCATGCAGGGCTTCATCGTCGGCATCTCGAACCCGAAGACGATCATCTTCTTCGTCGCGGCCCTTCCCCAGTTCGTCTCCCTCGAGGCAGGTCATGTGCCGCTCCAGATGATCTGCCTCGGCCTCCTCTTCCAAGCCCTCGCCTTGTTCTCGGACGGATCCTGGGCCTTCATCGCCGGGACCGCACGCAGCTGGTTCGCTCGCTCGCCGAGGCGCATGTCGCGCATCCGTGGAATCGGCGGCGGCATGCTCGTCGGCCTGGGCGGAACGCTGGCGTTCGCAAGCCAGTAG
- a CDS encoding Gfo/Idh/MocA family protein has product MDTVAQTSAPPPRIGMLGGGFMARTHTRAARTAGARFTAIATSGAAGSRRAAAEFGYDIAVTAEDLFEQDLDVVHVCTPNSIHAEHSLKALDSGFDIICEKPLATDPTAARSILEGARSHGLNGTVPFVYRYHPMVREARARIRRGEAGALLTIDASYLQDWLLSADDDNWRVDAGSGGPSRAFADIGSHLVDLIEFVTDERIVSVVATTRTVHPRRGGAQVTTEDTVAMTVEMSGGGIGSVLISQLAPGRKNGLVVEIAGTEESLQFAQEQPEQLWIGRRAGSRLLLRDPDSLSPDAARLCTVPAGHPQGYQDAFNAFVADSYAVFAGEKREGVPMLADGVRAALVTDAVLRSAAERTWVEVEQL; this is encoded by the coding sequence ATGGACACTGTTGCCCAGACTTCCGCCCCTCCACCTCGCATCGGGATGTTGGGAGGCGGCTTCATGGCCCGCACACACACTCGGGCCGCCCGCACAGCCGGAGCCCGGTTCACCGCGATCGCGACCTCGGGAGCCGCCGGCAGCCGCAGGGCCGCAGCGGAGTTCGGCTACGACATCGCCGTGACCGCGGAGGATCTCTTCGAGCAGGACCTCGACGTCGTCCATGTCTGCACCCCGAACAGCATCCACGCCGAACACTCGCTGAAGGCCCTCGACTCGGGCTTCGACATCATCTGTGAGAAGCCGCTGGCCACCGATCCCACCGCTGCCCGCTCCATCCTCGAGGGTGCGAGATCACACGGGCTGAACGGAACCGTACCGTTCGTCTACCGCTATCACCCGATGGTCCGCGAGGCCCGCGCCCGCATCCGGCGAGGCGAAGCGGGGGCGCTGCTGACCATCGATGCCAGCTATCTGCAGGATTGGCTGCTGAGCGCCGACGACGACAACTGGAGAGTCGACGCCGGCTCCGGAGGACCCTCCCGCGCCTTCGCGGACATCGGCTCCCACCTCGTCGACCTCATCGAATTCGTCACCGACGAGCGCATCGTGTCCGTGGTCGCAACGACGAGAACCGTTCACCCTCGCCGAGGCGGAGCGCAGGTGACCACGGAGGACACCGTGGCGATGACGGTCGAGATGAGTGGCGGGGGAATCGGCTCGGTGCTCATCTCCCAGCTGGCACCGGGACGCAAGAACGGACTTGTCGTCGAGATAGCCGGCACCGAAGAGAGCCTGCAGTTCGCACAGGAACAGCCCGAGCAGCTGTGGATAGGTCGCCGTGCCGGCAGCCGGCTCCTCCTGCGCGACCCCGACTCCCTGTCTCCCGACGCCGCTCGCCTGTGCACGGTTCCGGCGGGACACCCCCAGGGGTACCAGGACGCATTCAACGCCTTCGTCGCCGATTCCTACGCCGTCTTCGCCGGTGAGAAGCGTGAAGGTGTGCCGATGCTGGCCGACGGCGTCCGCGCGGCACTTGTGACGGATGCCGTACTCAGATCGGCGGCCGAGCGCACATGGGTCGAGGTCGAACAGCTGTGA
- a CDS encoding ROK family transcriptional regulator, whose protein sequence is MSQVTVSQAPDLSHAGGLFQLLRDGRPRTRADLAKSTGLSRPTVAQRIDQLLGLGLITPVSAAVSTGGRPSSQFAFNPQARVVVAADFGASHARLAVTDLTGTVLAELGEEREISEGPDSAIEWLTASALGLLGEAERSPADVVGVGIGLPGPVEFSTGRPINPPIMPGWDRFDLPGALKQTFSAPVLVDNDVNIMALGERSSAWPETTDLIFVKVATGIGAGIISGGSLRRGSHGAAGDIGHVALPRAAEVPCACGNRGCLEAVASGRAIAGELARSGAATATPADVMGLVKTGDLQAIQAVRRAGRDLGEVLTTCVSLMNPSLILIGGTMAQAAEHLVAGVREVVYARSVPLSTEHLTIAPSRAAGDAAILGAAHLAIDAALSPDRIAAAFSR, encoded by the coding sequence ATGAGCCAGGTGACCGTTTCGCAAGCCCCCGATCTGTCGCATGCCGGTGGGCTCTTCCAGTTGCTGCGTGACGGGCGGCCGCGGACTCGGGCCGATCTGGCGAAGTCGACCGGCCTCTCGCGTCCCACCGTCGCGCAGAGGATCGACCAGCTGCTCGGCCTCGGACTCATCACCCCCGTCAGCGCCGCCGTCTCGACAGGCGGTCGGCCGAGCTCGCAGTTCGCCTTCAATCCGCAGGCCAGAGTGGTCGTCGCCGCGGACTTCGGCGCCTCACACGCTCGCCTGGCCGTCACGGACCTGACCGGCACCGTGCTGGCAGAACTCGGCGAGGAACGTGAGATCTCAGAGGGACCCGACAGCGCCATCGAATGGCTGACCGCCTCGGCGCTGGGCCTGCTCGGCGAGGCCGAACGCAGTCCCGCGGACGTGGTCGGGGTGGGCATCGGCCTGCCCGGGCCCGTCGAATTCTCGACCGGACGCCCGATCAATCCGCCCATCATGCCCGGCTGGGACCGCTTCGATCTGCCCGGCGCCCTCAAGCAGACGTTCTCCGCCCCGGTCCTCGTCGACAATGACGTCAACATCATGGCCCTCGGCGAGCGCAGCTCGGCCTGGCCGGAGACCACGGATCTCATCTTCGTCAAGGTGGCCACCGGCATCGGCGCAGGCATCATCTCCGGCGGCTCACTGCGCCGCGGCTCGCACGGCGCCGCGGGAGACATCGGCCACGTCGCCCTGCCTCGCGCTGCCGAAGTTCCCTGTGCCTGCGGCAATCGCGGTTGCCTGGAGGCCGTCGCTTCGGGACGCGCGATCGCCGGCGAACTCGCGCGATCGGGGGCGGCGACGGCGACTCCGGCCGACGTCATGGGACTCGTCAAGACCGGCGACCTGCAGGCGATTCAGGCCGTGCGCCGAGCCGGCCGCGACCTCGGCGAGGTCCTCACCACCTGCGTGAGCCTGATGAATCCCTCCCTCATTCTCATCGGCGGGACCATGGCGCAGGCGGCCGAGCATCTTGTGGCCGGGGTCCGCGAGGTCGTCTATGCGCGCTCGGTCCCCCTGTCGACCGAACACCTGACGATCGCCCCCTCCAGAGCGGCCGGAGACGCCGCCATCCTGGGGGCGGCGCACCTGGCCATCGATGCGGCCCTCTCCCCCGACCGGATCGCCGCCGCCTTCAGCCGCTGA
- a CDS encoding PhzF family phenazine biosynthesis protein — protein sequence MPHNRAFAQVDVFSDEPYRGNPVAVILDAEGLSNEEMARIANWTNLSETTFVLPPSTPNADYRLRIFTPVRELPFAGHPTLGSAAAWLEAGGIPHNEGTIVQECGAGLVNLRRGGRNLAFAAPDPIRSGDLDEGLVARVAAALHVDRSEILGHQWVDNGPGWAAVRLASAQQVLDLEPDFSQIPDIKLGVLGPHPEDAEHEYEIRAFVPGVGVAEDPVTGSLNASVAQWLIGSGIAPERYTVTQGTALGRAGVIAISHEDDEVWVGGPTTVCLRGTAFA from the coding sequence TTGCCCCACAATCGAGCATTTGCCCAGGTCGATGTCTTCTCCGACGAACCCTATCGCGGCAATCCGGTCGCAGTGATCCTCGATGCCGAGGGACTCAGCAATGAGGAGATGGCTCGGATCGCGAACTGGACGAACCTGTCGGAGACCACCTTCGTGCTCCCGCCGTCCACTCCGAACGCCGATTACCGTCTGCGCATCTTCACCCCGGTCCGTGAGCTCCCCTTCGCCGGTCACCCCACCTTGGGCTCGGCGGCAGCCTGGCTGGAAGCCGGCGGCATTCCCCACAATGAAGGGACCATCGTCCAGGAGTGCGGTGCCGGACTCGTCAATCTCCGCCGAGGCGGCCGGAACCTGGCCTTCGCCGCTCCCGATCCGATTCGGTCCGGCGATCTCGACGAGGGCCTCGTCGCCCGGGTCGCAGCCGCCCTGCATGTCGATCGCAGTGAGATCCTCGGCCATCAATGGGTCGACAACGGCCCCGGGTGGGCCGCGGTGAGACTCGCGAGCGCACAGCAAGTCCTCGACCTGGAACCGGACTTCTCGCAGATCCCCGACATCAAACTCGGCGTCCTGGGGCCCCACCCCGAGGACGCCGAACACGAGTATGAGATCCGCGCCTTCGTCCCCGGAGTCGGAGTCGCCGAGGACCCCGTCACCGGCAGCCTCAACGCTTCGGTCGCCCAATGGCTCATCGGGTCCGGGATCGCACCGGAGAGATACACGGTCACGCAGGGCACCGCCCTGGGACGGGCCGGCGTCATCGCCATCTCTCATGAGGACGACGAGGTATGGGTCGGCGGTCCGACGACGGTGTGCTTGAGAGGAACGGCATTCGCATGA
- a CDS encoding methyltransferase family protein encodes MSRAADKQKAGSRHNKRNRPLRIFHGRMYFALQALAGAAWWLGVTMLPRLREATLGGLDPMLVAVVGIPLFVIASGLAALHLRWAVWITLGWTALVAVFMAIYATITTEAGLGAVLMISATVGSVIAGILVFVGRIPSERLLIGPFAFRSSRTRVRSQVLVSTIIQIMVLWGVFLIVVPAIINSFEVRWNLAVKFPILVAVAGFALLAFASVLGVWSARTIANFGSGTPLPSAMANHLVVRGPYEFVRNPMAIAGIAQGVAIGLFIGSWLVIVYAIVGSLLWNWLIRPHEEADLRQRFGAEFDEYCRRVSCWVPTFSQPPDEEEADGENTGPEDSGALRREE; translated from the coding sequence ATGAGTCGAGCAGCCGACAAACAGAAGGCAGGGAGCAGACACAACAAGCGCAACAGGCCGCTGAGGATCTTCCACGGCCGCATGTACTTCGCCCTCCAGGCCCTCGCCGGCGCCGCCTGGTGGCTCGGCGTGACCATGCTTCCCAGACTGCGCGAGGCGACTCTGGGCGGCCTCGACCCGATGCTCGTCGCCGTCGTCGGCATCCCGCTCTTCGTCATCGCCTCAGGATTGGCCGCACTCCACCTGCGATGGGCGGTGTGGATCACCCTCGGCTGGACTGCGCTCGTCGCGGTCTTCATGGCCATCTATGCCACCATCACCACCGAGGCGGGACTGGGTGCCGTGCTCATGATCTCGGCGACGGTGGGCAGCGTCATCGCCGGGATCCTCGTGTTCGTCGGCAGGATACCGTCCGAGCGGCTCCTCATAGGACCGTTCGCCTTCCGCAGCTCTCGCACCCGCGTCCGGTCCCAGGTCCTGGTCAGCACCATCATCCAGATCATGGTCCTCTGGGGCGTCTTCCTCATCGTCGTGCCGGCGATCATCAACTCATTCGAAGTCCGCTGGAACCTGGCCGTGAAGTTCCCCATCCTCGTCGCAGTGGCCGGCTTCGCCCTCCTCGCCTTCGCGAGCGTGCTCGGGGTGTGGTCGGCCCGGACGATTGCGAACTTCGGTTCCGGCACCCCGCTGCCGTCAGCAATGGCGAACCACCTCGTCGTTCGGGGCCCTTATGAATTCGTCCGCAACCCGATGGCGATCGCCGGCATCGCTCAGGGTGTGGCGATCGGGCTGTTCATCGGCTCGTGGTTGGTCATCGTCTATGCCATCGTCGGATCGCTGCTGTGGAACTGGCTGATCCGCCCTCATGAGGAGGCCGATCTCAGACAGCGCTTCGGCGCCGAGTTCGATGAGTACTGCCGCCGCGTCTCCTGCTGGGTGCCGACGTTCTCCCAGCCCCCGGACGAGGAAGAGGCCGACGGGGAGAACACCGGCCCTGAAGACAGCGGTGCCCTCAGACGGGAAGAGTAG
- a CDS encoding VOC family protein, whose translation MTVTGPDFVALQVRDLEKAAEFYETRIGLKRAPAAPPGAVLFATSPIPFAVREPLPDIDLDSVERPGTGVALWFSCDDSQALHDSLVESGVEILRAPAPSPFGLTFTFVDLDGYSVTMHDAS comes from the coding sequence ATGACCGTGACAGGACCGGATTTCGTCGCACTGCAGGTGCGAGATCTCGAGAAGGCGGCTGAATTCTACGAAACGCGAATCGGACTCAAGCGGGCTCCCGCGGCCCCTCCCGGTGCAGTCCTCTTCGCCACCTCACCGATACCGTTCGCTGTCCGTGAGCCGTTGCCTGACATCGATCTCGACTCGGTCGAGCGACCGGGAACCGGAGTGGCGCTGTGGTTCAGCTGTGATGACTCACAGGCGCTGCACGACAGTCTCGTCGAATCCGGCGTCGAGATTCTGCGAGCTCCGGCACCGAGCCCTTTCGGCCTGACATTCACCTTCGTCGATCTCGACGGCTATTCGGTGACGATGCACGACGCGAGCTGA
- a CDS encoding MarR family winged helix-turn-helix transcriptional regulator, which produces MSQEPKTSPESETPPPLEAMIGYQLKHLQSALRSRMDDALRSIGLSTPQYACLELLRRTPGASNSELARGAFVTRQTMNTLLRGLQERGLVTRPTKASTGRALPTTLTPDGEDALDQAVSHVERISALMVSALDDEQKNNLGEALDLCIGALDPTAG; this is translated from the coding sequence ATGAGTCAAGAGCCAAAGACGTCCCCCGAGTCAGAGACACCCCCGCCACTCGAGGCGATGATCGGATATCAGCTCAAACATCTGCAGTCGGCGCTGCGCTCGCGCATGGACGATGCGCTGCGGTCGATCGGGCTGTCGACCCCGCAGTACGCCTGCCTCGAACTGCTGCGCCGAACCCCGGGCGCATCGAACTCGGAGCTCGCGCGGGGAGCCTTCGTCACTCGGCAGACGATGAACACGCTGCTGCGCGGGCTGCAGGAGCGAGGCCTCGTGACCCGGCCGACGAAGGCGTCGACCGGCAGGGCGCTGCCGACGACACTGACCCCGGACGGTGAGGACGCGCTCGATCAGGCGGTCTCACACGTGGAGAGGATCTCGGCGCTCATGGTCTCGGCACTCGACGACGAACAGAAGAACAACCTCGGCGAGGCCCTCGATCTCTGCATCGGAGCGCTCGACCCGACGGCCGGCTGA
- a CDS encoding VanZ family protein produces MTGHRQRVGNVPLVLLIFYTLFIAFMTLTPQQLDTSPEGPIGRVLDFFASHRLTEWLTYGRVEKLANVAMFVPFGFLLAFHLGRRRWWIGWAVGAAFTCVIEGTQATLLSPTRYATVSDLITNTLGAGIGAVLALVLMVLLPPREGPESTDRVVR; encoded by the coding sequence ATGACGGGTCATCGGCAGCGCGTGGGCAACGTCCCCTTGGTGCTGCTGATCTTCTATACCCTGTTCATCGCGTTCATGACGCTCACGCCGCAGCAGCTCGACACCAGTCCCGAAGGTCCCATCGGCAGAGTGCTCGATTTCTTCGCCTCCCACCGGTTGACCGAGTGGCTGACCTACGGGCGGGTCGAGAAACTGGCCAATGTCGCCATGTTCGTTCCCTTCGGCTTCCTGCTCGCGTTCCACCTGGGGCGCAGGCGCTGGTGGATCGGATGGGCGGTCGGCGCCGCTTTCACCTGCGTGATCGAGGGAACTCAGGCCACTCTGCTCTCTCCGACGCGCTACGCCACCGTCAGCGACCTGATCACCAACACGCTCGGCGCGGGAATCGGTGCCGTCCTCGCCCTGGTCCTGATGGTTCTGCTTCCTCCGCGAGAGGGGCCCGAGTCCACCGACCGCGTCGTGAGATAG
- a CDS encoding TetR/AcrR family transcriptional regulator → MADQADRRARASRPVQAEQSVHPARTKRQERNDERRLKILDAARERADSNGWASVTTRHLADAIGYSQPVLYGHFPGGKAEIMLAIALAGFTDLAQRCRSAAGGKTGKQAIAAVANSYLEFANAHPAVYEAMFRQPFDARFAEEGNEPELRAGFDALADVIGDPASTEVFWGALHGIGLLESAGWMRREHRDQRVEELSARFATKVD, encoded by the coding sequence ATGGCGGATCAGGCGGACCGGCGGGCACGGGCGAGTCGGCCCGTGCAGGCGGAGCAGTCGGTACACCCTGCGCGGACGAAGCGGCAGGAGCGCAATGACGAGCGGCGATTGAAGATCCTCGACGCTGCCCGTGAGCGCGCCGACAGCAATGGGTGGGCGTCGGTGACAACCCGGCATCTCGCCGATGCCATCGGATATTCGCAGCCGGTGCTCTACGGTCACTTTCCCGGGGGCAAGGCGGAGATCATGCTGGCGATCGCGCTTGCAGGCTTCACCGACCTCGCGCAGCGATGCCGATCCGCAGCCGGCGGCAAGACGGGCAAGCAGGCGATAGCGGCCGTGGCGAACTCGTATCTCGAATTCGCCAATGCCCATCCCGCGGTCTACGAGGCGATGTTCCGCCAGCCGTTCGATGCTCGCTTTGCGGAGGAGGGCAACGAGCCAGAGCTGCGCGCCGGCTTCGACGCGCTGGCCGACGTCATCGGCGATCCCGCGAGCACGGAGGTGTTCTGGGGCGCCCTGCACGGGATCGGACTGCTCGAGAGTGCAGGATGGATGCGTCGGGAGCACCGCGACCAGCGGGTCGAGGAGCTCAGCGCCCGATTCGCGACCAAGGTCGACTGA